The Salmo salar chromosome ssa02, Ssal_v3.1, whole genome shotgun sequence genome segment TATGAATCAAGTTTCGATTATAGCAACAGAACACACCAGTGATGAGCCTGCATGCATTTTCATAATCTCTCTGCTCTTTAACCAAAGGAGTCAAGCCAGCATGCTGGGACAGTTCAGAAGAACGGGTTTGTTATTTTCTTTGCTCGGATAACAGTGCAGATgccaagtttggtaacagaatgacgtcAGAAAACTGCacagtcattctgttaccaaactttgcgtctgcactgttcttcaagccAATATgttttcagtggaaattgttaaaagtagtccttgtgcagagttgtatgttttgtttaactttgcaattatTGGTTTTtgttttgacatacattttatagTGAAAAATCAGAGTCTCAGTGCCACTCTGCTATCATGGAATAGCCAAGGGGCAGCATATTTTCAGAGGGCGTAGTCTCTCTAGATATCCGGGTTGCCTCCGATGTTTCAATGCCACTCCTGTCTAGGATCGTGTTTAGGAGACTACAGAGGGCGTTTTCAGTCCATAAATTACGGCTGTGTGCTTCTATTTGAAGGTTCTGGAAGTATATAAGAGGGGTCTATTGTTTGTGTGTAATGACTAAAATATTCTTTTCAAACAAATCAAAGTGGGAacagtttatatttttatttgctCAATCTCAGTGAACTTAGATTCCCAAAGTAACTTTAGAGCTGTGTTTTCCCAGAGTGTGAAGACTCCTGAAATTCATCCCACTGGAACCCGTTAACTTTTAAGATAACCCCAATCAGCTCTGTTTGTACGGTGTGATAAGCCACTCTGTTCCCTAGGTGGTGTCAGACGCTGCTGGACAAGGTGTGACCATCACTGGAGAGAATACCTACAACAACTGGGACTGGACCAATTCGGTTGTCTTTGCTGCCACTATTGTCACTACCATAGGTGGGCAATATCTTGAATACAACACTGGAAACAATGAATCATGTACATCTCTCTCCGATAACTGCTGCCAACTCAGTTGCCCAATGTCTAACCATAGCAGAAAGGAAGCTGCCACCCCTGTCTGAAAGTCTATACGTTTGTGATTTGCAGGTTATGGTAATGTTGCCCCAAAGACGGCTGGCGGCCGTATATTCTGCATCCTGTATGGCCTGTGTGGGATCCCTCTCTGCCTCACCTGGATTAGTGAGCTGGGCTCGTTCTTCGGAGACAGAGCCAAGCGCCTGGGACAGGTCCTGGTACTCAAAGGCCTTAGTGTGGTAAGACTCACTGGGAATCTCTCAGCACGTTTAATGTGCTGATTTGGATTTCTATCAATGACTTTGGGGGAGGTGCAATACATGACTTAAACATTTATTAACAGCGGATTAGCCAATGACAAGCCACGTTTAGCCACTGTAGCTGCGTACTAATTACTGAATCCTGTATGGTCCAACTAATGGAGAAGTGTTAGCCTACAAGACATGTTAGCTTTATCACCAGATCTGGTGGAACACTCACAATGACAATTGACATGGTCAAATCAAAGGGATTGGTCTAACATTGTCACTTGTGTCACATGCCATTGCTTGTTCTTCTCACTGTGCTTTAGCTTCTGCTTTGGTTGCTCTCTGGGGTCTAGGCCGGCTCActgtaaagccctttttacatcagcagttgtcacaaagttctttataaaaatacatttgaatgatCGATTGATTGTCCCTGTGTGACGTCTGCAGAAAAAGGTCCAGTTGATCTGCACGGCCATCTTCCTCCTGTGGGGTCTGCTGGTACATCTGGTGATCCCCCCGTTTGTGTTCATGTCCCTGGAGGGATGGTCGTACCTGGAGGGCTTCTACTTTTCCTTCATCACCCTCACCACTGTCGGCTTCGGGGACTACGTCGCAGGTAGTTACATAGGCTTTTCATGAAGTAGATGGAATTCCTCAGAAAATATTAGTTTATGTTAAAGAGATATGTGAAGAATGATATCACCTAATTCACGTTAGAGGATCATGAAGTTATTTGGAGGTGGATTCATTGCCTGGTGCAATCCTGCTTGGTCCATGCTGAAGAAAGGGTGACATATACTTAATTAAACTatgttctctttttgactccaCAGGTATCAATCCGAACATAGACTACCCAAGGCTGTACCGGGTGTTTGCAGAGGTGTGGATCTACATGGGTCTGGCCTGGCTGTCTCTGTTCTTCAGCTGGAACGTCCACATGGTTGTGTCGGCCCACAAGGTCCTGAAGAAGAGAAGGCAGAGACACAGGATGGACCACCTGGACCATCGATGGCAGTCCGAGAAGGACGACATCCGCAGCCCTCGCCGCCTCCCCACCGCCGTCGACATCTTCAACTTCCTGTCTGAGAAGCATGAGGACTACAGCACCGCCATCAGGCAGATTGGCGCTGCCCGCGGCCGAAGCCAAAGACGGAATTCAAGGAGTTGAGTCGTTCAAAGAGCTGTAGTGACATCCTGGGAACGAATATCCAAACCCTGGAGCATTCCCCACGCCGCCTGAGGCGCCACCTCAGCATCAGTCACAATATGTTACTAAGCAGCTttgggatgggagaggaggggcagaggctTATCGAGGATGACCCGGTCTTTATGGGAGACCCTGTCTTTATGAAAGACCCTGTGTTTGAGGAGAACTGTCTGGATAGGGACACTAGAGCGAAGGCTGTTAATGTGTCCAACTCAAAAGAGAACCTAAACTCCGCCGATCTAGGTCCTAACATCAACAAAGACGAGAATGTTCAGAATCAAGATGGTAGAGAGAATAGGTTTACTGTATCAAAGGTAGTGGAGGGGGATTCGGGAGAGGAGAATGATGAGAAAGGCTGAAGCCTTGGATCCATCCTCTTCATGGAGAACTGAATGATGTAATCAAAAGGGGACCTCTAGAGGTTTGGTTCGTGCATAAAATCTGTGAATTCAGATAAATAAAAAGGTATGATGGGTCTGTGATGGGTCCGCGGATCATCACAACTTTTTATTTATTGTACCCATCACACCTTTTAATTTATCACcccatcacaccatcacaccttttTATTTATCACCATATCACACCTTTTCATGTATCACACCCATCACACCTTTTTATCCATGTGAACTGAATGATGTAGAAGCATCATAACAAGGTCCTGGGACAACCAGAGACAATGGCAGAGTTAGGATTGGTCATATTCCCCTGTGGTGAGGAGTGGGTCCAAATCTTCTACGGTTTTCCTTAACATAGTGATCAGTGAAATGTATGACCCAGGATTATCACGGCCTAAGACCATGAATACACAGTCTAGACAACTTACTGTCTTCTATGTAATGTTTATCTCGATGTTAAACACACATTTTGGTCTGTGGGAAAAGTAAAGAAAGGAAAATATAGCAAACAATGGACTCAGAGTTGCCAGGGTGATTTACCTGACTCTAAAATGAGAACTGAAAGCAACGTAGTTTGTCTATTGTTACAAACTGCCTTCAGAAATAAAGTTTACATGAGTTTCTATGCAATTTCCATGTTTTTTATATGAGTAGATGTAGTGGTTGTGGACTTGAAAAAGGAGATGTAAGATATAGAAACATgtattttttgctttgtcattacccccacacacacaaaaaaaatcccccAAAGATCAATTATCAACAATTTGTCAATGTCAGAGAATGGAATATAACTGTTTAATCAATACAAATAGTCCATCAAGATACATGTAAACATAATAACACATCAAGCCTCAGTTTTGGATTGATTCATTTTTTTGACAGTGTGCAGGTCTTTCATCTTTTCCAGTATTGTTATTTTGATTCCTACGCACCCGGAACAGACACTATTGAGTACTAAGGAACTTAAGAGCGCAGACGGCCTCTTATCGTTTAACATAATAACACATGCCATGCATCACAGCAATTGCAGTGTTATATTGTGGCAACCATGTGGAATATTTATACTTTTCAATCATACTATACCAGACAAGATGTACTATACAGAAACAGCACAGACTTTGAGCACAATACAGTTTGAGTGTCATTACTgcatctatatatacacacacagactttgGAAATCAGAAGTCTGAAAGGAATCATTGGCTACTTCAGATCACAGACCAAGGCTTTGTGGTAGACTGTTCCTATGAGAAGCTTTCCTTCATAGGGAGCTGCTACAGAGGATCCTAGGAGCACACTGCCATCATCAGCATACACCTGGGTCACAACTGGCTTCTCATAGTGGATGTCCCGAATCCTAATGACCTATAAAACAAATTATGATAAAGAAAACCAATTAAAGCTTTT includes the following:
- the LOC106605982 gene encoding LOW QUALITY PROTEIN: potassium channel subfamily K member 5 (The sequence of the model RefSeq protein was modified relative to this genomic sequence to represent the inferred CDS: inserted 1 base in 1 codon), with protein sequence MSDKGPVLTSGIIFYLSIGAAIFQILEEPNWKLAKSEYSRQKENILKTYPCLTKEDLNYILGVVSDAAGQGVTITGENTYNNWDWTNSVVFAATIVTTIGYGNVAPKTAGGRIFCILYGLCGIPLCLTWISELGSFFGDRAKRLGQVLVLKGLSVKKVQLICTAIFLLWGLLVHLVIPPFVFMSLEGWSYLEGFYFSFITLTTVGFGDYVAGINPNIDYPRLYRVFAEVWIYMGLAWLSLFFSWNVHMVVSAHKVLKKRRQRHRMDHLDHRWQSEKDDIRSPRRLPTAVDIFNFLSEKHEDYSTAIRQIGAARGRSQRRNXKELSRSKSCSDILGTNIQTLEHSPRRLRRHLSISHNMLLSSFGMGEEGQRLIEDDPVFMGDPVFMKDPVFEENCLDRDTRAKAVNVSNSKENLNSADLGPNINKDENVQNQDGRENRFTVSKVVEGDSGEENDEKG